The proteins below come from a single Panulirus ornatus isolate Po-2019 chromosome 50, ASM3632096v1, whole genome shotgun sequence genomic window:
- the sip3 gene encoding E3 ubiquitin-protein ligase synoviolin B yields the protein MPPPMPVGSLTMASFALMAAVIGNAYYKKRQFYPTVVYITKSNPGMAAIYLLAFILVIHLGKFLMKIFFGSLRAAEFEHLVERSFYAVTETCLAFTVFRDDFSPKFVALFTVLLFLKAFHWLADYRVDFMERSPVITLLFHIRVTSLLLLLSLLDLVLVSHAYHSTITRGASVQLVFGFEYAILLTVALNIAVKYVCHTVDLQSENPWENKAMYLLYTELCMGFFKVVLYGIFMVIMIRIHTFPLFIIRPMYLTMRSFKRALNDVILSRRAIRNMNTLYPDATPEELTAVDNVCIICREEMVSGAKKLPCGHIFHASCLRSWFQRQQTCPTCRMDILRQPQPTPPAQVIPPQPAPPPAQPPTPTPQVPQQPQPQAQQQIPNPFAGLFGGMPLPAGPPPVGLPPFPFPAMPMQQAQQQQAPSVTTSTSTAFTTTGTTTNSSTATSSGTAASAAASGGSTDQTGNTVPTAQFNMVPPFFPLLPFYIPPPPPPLNFLAMTEDEVRQLEGNERQHVEARIQVLRNIQILLDAAVVQMNQYASVVASLDRGNQTSTRSSQQGSGEAPKASDSTMTSQQPVESTEQSETHLSANATPIPFEAKHTPPTSNDELPAAKPEVTSSESISNQNSIQAESSSWSSSTADVPDTSTPDPDPSDPEDRQEIRRRRLEHFSHNS from the exons ATGCCGCCGCCTATGCCTGTAGGGAGCCTAACCATGGCCTCCTTTGCCCTAATGGCAGCCGTCATAGGAAATGCATATTACAAGAAAAGACAGTTTTATCCAACTGTCGTTTACATCACCAAATCTAACCCGGGCATGGCG GCAATATACCTGCTTGCATTCATATTGGTCATCCATCTTGGGAAGTTCCTTATGAAGATCTTCTTTGGGTCTCTGAGAGCAGCTGAGTTTGAG CATCTCGTTGAACGATCTTTTTATGCTGTCACTGAGACTTGCTTGGCATTCACTGTATTCAGAGATGACTTCTCTCCAAAGTTTGTGGCACTGTTCACTGTGCTGTTATTTTTGAAAGCATTCCACTGGCTTGCAGACTACAGAGTAGACTTCATGGAACGATCTCCagtaataactttgcttttccaCATTAGGGTTACTT CTTTGCTGCTCCTGTTGAGTCTGCTAGACCTGGTTCTTGTTAGTCACGCTTACCACTCCACTATCACTCGGGGTGCATCAGTCCAGCTGGTGTTTGGCTTTGAATATGCCATCCTCTTGACTGTGGCCTTGAACATAGCAGTGAAGTATGTTTGTCACACAGTTGACTTACAGTCAGAGAATCCATGGGAGAACAAGGCCATGTATCTTCTGTATACTGAGCTTTGTATGG GTTTCTTCAAAGTTGTGCTGTATGGAATTTTTATGGTTATCATGATCAGAATCCATACTTTCCCACTCTTCATCATCCGACCTATGTACCTGACAATGAG ATCTTTTAAGAgagctctgaatgatgtgattcTATCTCGTCGTGCTATCCGTAATATGAATACACTCTACCCTGATGCTACCCCAGAGGAATTGACCGCTGTTGACAACGTTTGTATCATATGCAGGGAAGAAATGGTCTCAG GGGCAAAGAAACTTCCGTGTGGCCACATATTTCATGCATCTTGTCTGCGGTCATGGTTCCAACGTCAGCAGACATGTCCCACGTGCCGTATGGATATATTACGACAGCCTCAGCCCACTCCACCTGCTCAAGTTATCCCTCCAcaaccagctcctcctccagcacagccacctaccccaacaccacaggtccctcaGCAGCCTCAGCCCCAGGCACAACAACAGATTC cCAATCCATTTGCTGGCTTGTTTGGTGGAATGCCTTTGCCAGCGGGTCCACCACCAGTAGGCCTCCCCCCATTTCCCTTCCCAGCAATGCCGATGCAGCAGGCTCAGCAACAACAGGCTCCATCTGTTACTACCTCCACTTCTACTGCATTCACTACCACTGGAACTACCACTAATTCCTCCACAGCTACATCGTCTGGGACAGCTGCATCAGCTGCAGCATCAG GTGGCAGTACAGACCAGACGGGAAATACAGTGCCAACAGCACAATTCAACATGGTGCCTCCATTTTTCCCATTACTCCCCTTCT atattcctccacctcccccaccattgAACTTCTTAGCAATGACAGAAGATGAAGTACGACAGTTGGAAGGTAATGAGAGACAGCACGTTGAGGCCAGAATTCAAGTATTGAGAAACATCCAGATATTACttgatgctgctgttgttcaG ATGAACCAGTATGCATCTGTTGTAGCTTCCCTAGATAGGGGTAATCAGACCAGCACAAGGAGTTCACAGCAAGGTTCAGGTGAAGCACCTAAAGCATCAGATTCCACTATGACCTCACAACAGCCTGTTGAGTCCACAGAGCAGTCAGAAACTCACCTGTCAGCTAATGCAACACCCATTCCTTTTGAGGCCAAGCATACACCACCTACCAGCAATGATGAGCTTCCTGCAGCTAA